Proteins encoded together in one Chryseobacterium taklimakanense window:
- a CDS encoding peptide MFS transporter produces MDTAVQKGHPKGLYLLFMTEMWERFSYYGMRAIFVLYMVKMLAFDDAKASEIYGSYTGLVYLTPLLGGYLSDRFLGNRRSIEIGGVLMAIGQFLMFFSAASSGAMAITLMWIGLTSLIIGNGFFKPNISTMVGQLYPKGDRRVDAAFTIFYMGINLGAFFSPLVCGTLAEKVDFKWGFLAAGIGMVIGLITFIAQKNKLLVDQDNKPIGMPTKPFGITQIGVVLAAIAVIFFFMNFKTMFNSDLDIIGYLIYGAMIVMPLIILTDKSLTKDERDRIMVIFILAFFVIFFWGAFEQAGASLTIFADRQTDRNLFGWEMPASYFQSVNPLAIILLAPLFSSLWLNLGNRGKEPSSPKKMAIGLALVSLGYVVIAFAVYGLGIADKVSMFWLIALYVIHTMGELCLSPIGLSMVSKLSPIRFSSLLMGTWFLANAAANKFAGTLSALIPGGGENGEAAKTTSFLGFQIANLFDFFMVFIVMCGVAAAILFVLSRWLEKRMHGIN; encoded by the coding sequence ATGGATACAGCAGTGCAAAAAGGGCACCCGAAAGGACTCTATCTTCTGTTTATGACAGAAATGTGGGAACGTTTTTCCTACTACGGAATGCGGGCAATTTTCGTTTTATACATGGTGAAAATGCTTGCTTTTGACGATGCGAAAGCATCTGAAATTTATGGAAGTTACACAGGTTTGGTTTACCTTACTCCACTTTTGGGAGGTTATCTTTCCGACCGTTTTCTGGGGAACCGAAGAAGTATTGAAATTGGAGGTGTTTTAATGGCGATTGGACAATTTTTGATGTTTTTCAGCGCTGCAAGTTCAGGGGCAATGGCTATTACGCTGATGTGGATCGGTCTTACCTCGCTCATCATCGGAAACGGTTTCTTTAAACCGAATATTTCTACCATGGTAGGTCAGTTATATCCAAAGGGAGACCGAAGGGTTGACGCCGCCTTCACGATTTTCTATATGGGAATCAACCTGGGAGCATTCTTTTCACCGCTTGTTTGCGGAACTTTAGCAGAAAAAGTTGATTTTAAATGGGGCTTTTTAGCTGCGGGAATCGGGATGGTTATTGGTTTGATTACCTTTATCGCACAGAAAAATAAATTGCTCGTGGATCAAGACAACAAACCAATCGGTATGCCGACGAAACCTTTTGGAATTACTCAAATTGGTGTCGTTTTGGCAGCGATTGCAGTGATCTTTTTCTTTATGAACTTTAAAACAATGTTCAACAGTGATTTGGATATTATTGGTTATTTGATTTATGGAGCGATGATTGTGATGCCCTTAATTATTTTAACCGACAAATCTTTAACAAAAGACGAACGCGACCGGATCATGGTGATTTTTATCCTTGCTTTCTTCGTGATCTTCTTTTGGGGCGCATTTGAACAGGCAGGAGCTTCATTGACCATTTTTGCAGACCGACAAACGGATAGAAACCTTTTCGGTTGGGAAATGCCTGCAAGTTATTTCCAATCGGTGAATCCTTTGGCAATTATTCTTTTGGCGCCTTTATTCTCCTCATTGTGGCTCAACTTAGGAAACAGAGGAAAAGAACCTTCTTCGCCTAAGAAAATGGCCATTGGTCTGGCTTTGGTTTCATTAGGATACGTTGTAATTGCATTTGCTGTTTACGGATTAGGAATTGCTGACAAAGTTTCAATGTTTTGGTTAATCGCACTTTACGTAATTCACACGATGGGAGAACTTTGCTTGTCACCTATAGGTTTATCAATGGTTTCTAAGCTTTCACCCATCAGATTCTCCTCTTTATTAATGGGAACCTGGTTCCTGGCAAATGCCGCTGCGAACAAATTTGCAGGTACTCTTTCTGCATTGATTCCTGGTGGTGGAGAAAATGGTGAAGCTGCTAAAACCACTTCATTTTTAGGTTTTCAGATTGCAAATCTTTTCGATTTCTTTATGGTATTCATCGTAATGTGTGGTGTTGCAGCTGCAATTCTATTCGTTTTGAGCCGTTGGTTGGAAAAAAGAATGCACGGAATCAACTAA
- a CDS encoding peptide MFS transporter: MEKSTSKHPKGLPYLFFTEMWERFGYYLILGIFVLYMIDPKETGGLAFNDKNADDIFGTFIALTYLTPFLGGFLADRVLGYVKAIYIGGALMGLGYVGLGVFKEVSMFYVSMALIILGNGFFKPSISTLLGNLYEEEPYRINKDAGYNIFYMGINIGAFACNIIAAFMRNKFGWGEAFITAGVGMFIGLIIFSLGRKHIMKANVKKPVQEGDTKISDVLVKVFLPAIIAGIIGWIIPGNIFGSDSTDAFIFACLPVIYFYVMLWVKANAEDKKPIGALLAIFAVSLMFWAVFKQNGTALTRWANYYTDRSVPAALEKPLEAIYLVDAKDYQTKEVGVFDDQYQAQKDEAGKPIKEQGKDIYFRNVSPEKKAVLEANPTDKVYLYNTELFQSVNPFWVIVLTPVVVGFFMMLRRKGKEPTTPSKIVLGLFISALSCLVMVGAVYAGNNGAVKVSALWLVAAYGVITVGELCLSPMGLSLVSKLSPPRITALMMGGFFLSTSIGNKLSGVLASFWYDYENKANFFIVNFGLLLLATLLGLSILKRLNKIMKEKGVN, translated from the coding sequence ATGGAGAAATCAACATCTAAACATCCGAAAGGGCTTCCCTACCTGTTTTTCACGGAAATGTGGGAACGCTTCGGGTACTACCTTATTTTAGGAATTTTCGTGCTGTACATGATCGACCCGAAAGAAACGGGTGGATTGGCTTTCAACGATAAAAATGCAGACGACATTTTCGGAACTTTTATCGCACTCACCTATCTCACTCCTTTTTTGGGCGGTTTTTTGGCAGACAGAGTTCTTGGCTACGTGAAAGCAATCTATATTGGTGGTGCTTTAATGGGACTCGGTTATGTCGGATTGGGTGTTTTCAAGGAAGTTTCCATGTTTTATGTTTCCATGGCATTAATTATTCTGGGAAACGGTTTCTTTAAACCAAGCATTTCTACCCTTTTAGGAAATCTTTACGAAGAAGAGCCGTACCGGATAAACAAAGATGCGGGTTACAATATTTTCTACATGGGAATCAACATTGGTGCTTTCGCCTGTAATATTATCGCCGCTTTTATGCGGAATAAATTCGGTTGGGGTGAAGCATTTATTACGGCCGGAGTGGGAATGTTCATCGGCCTGATTATCTTTTCATTAGGAAGAAAACACATCATGAAAGCCAATGTTAAAAAACCCGTTCAGGAAGGTGACACCAAGATTTCTGACGTTCTGGTGAAAGTGTTTCTGCCCGCAATCATTGCAGGGATCATCGGCTGGATCATTCCTGGAAATATTTTCGGAAGCGACTCCACCGACGCCTTTATTTTTGCCTGTTTACCGGTGATTTATTTCTACGTCATGCTTTGGGTAAAAGCAAACGCAGAAGATAAAAAGCCAATCGGAGCTTTGTTGGCCATTTTTGCGGTGAGCTTAATGTTTTGGGCGGTTTTCAAACAAAACGGAACAGCTTTGACACGATGGGCAAATTATTACACGGACCGAAGTGTTCCTGCAGCTCTGGAAAAACCTTTGGAAGCCATTTATCTGGTAGACGCGAAAGATTATCAAACCAAGGAAGTGGGGGTTTTTGATGATCAGTATCAAGCGCAGAAAGATGAGGCCGGGAAACCAATTAAAGAACAAGGGAAAGACATCTACTTCCGGAATGTTTCGCCTGAGAAAAAAGCTGTGCTGGAAGCCAACCCGACGGATAAAGTTTATCTGTACAACACTGAATTATTTCAATCGGTGAATCCGTTTTGGGTAATTGTTTTAACACCAGTTGTGGTGGGATTTTTCATGATGCTTCGAAGAAAAGGCAAGGAACCCACTACACCGAGCAAAATTGTGTTGGGGCTGTTTATTTCTGCGCTTTCCTGTTTGGTTATGGTGGGAGCAGTTTATGCAGGGAATAATGGTGCCGTAAAAGTATCGGCGTTGTGGTTGGTGGCAGCGTACGGAGTGATTACTGTGGGAGAATTATGTCTTTCACCGATGGGCCTTTCGTTGGTCTCTAAACTTTCTCCGCCTAGAATTACAGCATTGATGATGGGTGGATTTTTCTTATCAACTTCAATTGGTAATAAGCTTTCAGGAGTTTTGGCGAGTTTCTGGTACGACTATGAAAATAAGGCCAACTTCTTTATCGTTAATTTCGGATTGCTTTTGTTGGCAACACTACTGGGATTATCGATTCTTAAAAGGTTAAACAAAATCATGAAGGAAAAAGGAGTAAATTAA
- a CDS encoding S9 family peptidase: protein MKKVLLSLSIVVSVASSAQTITLDKIYSGYYRGKGIAGIASLKNGENYAIIERGGIAKYSYKTTQKEGNIVDGNFESYQFSNDESKILLQKESKQIYRHSFLGKYDVKDLKTSKTISLNNGNFAQEPRFSPDASKVAFIADNNLFWQDLNSGKITQITTDGKKNQILNGLADWVYEEEFGHARLYEWTKNSDALVFVKSNESEVPEMYIPIYNKQLYPSEMRFKYPKAGEKNSVVSAHLYRLDSGSTTEINLKNFKNYYIPNVIQTAKADEIILITSERTQNASDVLKVNTKTGAVKKLFTETDEKWVETDNVTMEFLDDNSFIWGSERDGNRHLYLYDENGKLKKQITKGNWEVTDYYGYNPKTKEVYIQTNQTGSINKVVSKVNIANGNTSIISGKDGNNSANFSGNYNYFIETSSTAQRPHTYVLKDNSGKAVKELQNNNEMLEKLKADNWVAKEYITVPNEVGDQMNAWIMKPKNFDPNKKYPLFMFQYSGPGSQQVTNSWDGGNGLWFNHLVQQGYIVACVDGRGTGGKGTKFKKSTYMQLGKYEIEDQIAAAKWFGKQSYIDKDRIGIFGWSFGGYMASLALTKGADVFKAGIAVAPVTNWRYYDTVYTERFMRTPQENPSGYDDNSPTTHAKLMKGKFLLVHGTADDNVHYQNAVEFAEALIQNKKQFEFMTYPDKNHGIFGGNTRPQLYQMMTDFLLKNL from the coding sequence ATGAAAAAGGTACTTTTATCCCTATCCATCGTAGTTTCCGTAGCCTCATCTGCCCAGACCATTACTCTGGACAAAATATATTCCGGTTACTACCGTGGAAAAGGCATCGCAGGAATTGCATCCCTTAAAAACGGTGAAAATTATGCGATTATCGAGCGTGGTGGCATAGCAAAATATTCGTATAAAACCACACAAAAAGAGGGAAATATTGTTGACGGAAATTTCGAGAGCTACCAATTTTCAAATGATGAAAGCAAAATCCTGCTTCAAAAGGAAAGCAAGCAGATTTACAGGCATTCCTTTCTTGGAAAATATGATGTAAAGGATCTTAAAACCAGCAAAACAATCAGTTTAAATAATGGAAACTTCGCTCAGGAGCCAAGATTTTCTCCGGATGCTTCCAAAGTGGCTTTTATTGCAGACAATAACCTTTTCTGGCAGGATTTGAATTCAGGAAAAATCACTCAAATAACGACAGACGGAAAGAAAAACCAAATACTGAACGGGCTTGCAGACTGGGTTTATGAAGAAGAATTCGGCCACGCCCGACTGTACGAATGGACAAAAAATTCTGACGCTCTTGTTTTTGTAAAGTCCAATGAAAGCGAAGTTCCGGAAATGTATATTCCGATTTACAACAAACAGCTCTACCCTTCTGAAATGCGTTTTAAATACCCGAAAGCTGGTGAAAAAAACTCAGTCGTTTCAGCACATTTATACAGACTGGACAGCGGCAGCACTACTGAAATCAACCTGAAAAATTTCAAGAATTACTATATTCCCAATGTCATACAAACGGCTAAGGCTGATGAAATTATTCTGATCACATCGGAAAGAACTCAAAATGCTTCTGATGTTTTGAAAGTGAATACGAAAACGGGCGCAGTAAAGAAACTCTTCACCGAAACCGATGAAAAATGGGTGGAAACCGATAATGTAACGATGGAATTTTTGGATGACAATTCGTTCATCTGGGGTAGTGAGCGTGACGGAAACCGACATCTCTACCTCTACGACGAAAACGGAAAACTGAAAAAGCAAATTACCAAAGGAAACTGGGAAGTGACTGACTACTACGGTTATAACCCAAAAACCAAGGAAGTTTATATCCAGACCAATCAAACAGGAAGTATCAATAAGGTCGTTTCTAAAGTGAATATCGCCAACGGGAACACCTCTATCATTTCCGGCAAAGATGGCAACAATTCTGCAAACTTCAGTGGCAACTATAACTACTTCATCGAGACTTCATCTACAGCCCAGCGCCCGCATACTTATGTTTTGAAAGACAATTCGGGAAAAGCGGTGAAGGAACTTCAGAACAACAATGAAATGCTCGAAAAACTGAAGGCCGACAATTGGGTTGCTAAAGAATACATCACCGTTCCGAACGAGGTTGGCGACCAGATGAATGCCTGGATTATGAAACCAAAAAACTTTGACCCTAATAAAAAATATCCATTGTTTATGTTCCAGTATTCCGGTCCCGGATCTCAGCAGGTAACCAATTCCTGGGATGGCGGCAACGGTTTATGGTTCAACCATTTGGTTCAGCAGGGTTATATCGTTGCGTGCGTAGATGGCAGAGGGACCGGTGGTAAAGGGACAAAATTCAAGAAATCAACGTATATGCAGCTTGGTAAATACGAAATAGAAGACCAAATTGCTGCTGCAAAATGGTTCGGAAAACAGTCGTATATCGACAAGGACAGAATCGGAATTTTCGGCTGGAGTTTTGGCGGTTACATGGCGAGTTTGGCGCTTACCAAAGGAGCAGATGTATTTAAAGCAGGCATTGCCGTAGCACCGGTAACCAACTGGAGGTATTATGACACCGTTTACACCGAAAGGTTTATGAGAACCCCGCAGGAAAATCCTTCCGGTTACGATGACAATTCCCCAACCACGCATGCCAAACTAATGAAAGGCAAGTTTCTGCTCGTGCACGGAACAGCTGATGACAACGTGCATTACCAAAACGCCGTTGAATTCGCAGAAGCGCTGATTCAAAACAAAAAACAGTTTGAATTCATGACCTATCCTGATAAAAACCACGGCATCTTTGGCGGAAACACAAGGCCACAGCTTTATCAGATGATGACGGACTTCCTGCTGAAAAATTTATAA
- a CDS encoding DUF6496 domain-containing protein, whose protein sequence is MATRKYSEKAQDKIGDVMKEFKEGKLKSSSGEKVTNRKQAIAIGISEAGQKGLKVPKKPGAKSRK, encoded by the coding sequence ATGGCAACCCGAAAATATTCAGAAAAAGCGCAGGATAAGATCGGCGATGTAATGAAAGAATTTAAGGAAGGTAAACTGAAAAGCAGTTCCGGAGAGAAGGTAACCAACAGGAAACAGGCAATAGCCATCGGCATTTCGGAAGCCGGGCAAAAAGGACTGAAAGTTCCGAAGAAACCGGGTGCTAAATCCAGGAAATAA